A genomic region of uncultured Roseibium sp. contains the following coding sequences:
- a CDS encoding ABC transporter ATP-binding protein, with product MTPVLVVEDLSIHFGGLRAVDRVSFVAAPKAITTVIGPNGAGKTTLFNLISGALTPRDGRVIIEGKNVTGAKPAALQHAGLARSFQITNLFFEMTVRENLRIAAQRLEPAMHGLRPLARDGRAAGKVDSLVDRFGFGAKLHELVGALSHGEQRRLEIAMCLASEPRILMLDEPTQGMSHGDTEDTAEMIRGLADEVSILLIEHDIGLVMELSDHVVVMHQGRKLSEGSPPEVRADQAVQAAYFGHGG from the coding sequence ATGACCCCGGTTCTGGTGGTCGAGGACCTCAGTATCCATTTCGGTGGGTTGAGAGCCGTTGACCGTGTCTCGTTCGTTGCCGCCCCCAAGGCCATCACAACAGTGATCGGACCGAACGGCGCCGGCAAGACCACACTCTTCAACCTGATCTCCGGGGCGCTGACGCCCAGGGACGGCCGGGTGATCATTGAAGGAAAGAATGTAACCGGAGCGAAGCCCGCAGCGTTGCAACACGCCGGTCTGGCGCGGTCGTTCCAGATCACCAATCTGTTTTTCGAGATGACCGTGCGGGAGAATCTGCGCATTGCGGCGCAGCGATTGGAACCGGCTATGCACGGCCTCCGCCCGCTGGCTCGCGACGGACGCGCGGCCGGAAAGGTGGACAGTCTCGTTGACCGTTTCGGCTTTGGCGCGAAGCTGCACGAACTCGTCGGCGCTCTCTCCCATGGGGAACAGCGCCGGCTGGAGATCGCCATGTGTCTGGCGTCCGAACCTCGGATACTCATGCTGGATGAACCGACGCAAGGCATGAGCCATGGCGACACGGAAGATACGGCAGAAATGATCCGCGGGCTTGCCGACGAGGTTTCGATCCTGCTCATAGAACACGATATCGGGCTTGTGATGGAGCTGTCGGATCACGTGGTGGTCATGCACCAGGGGCGCAAGCTCTCCGAGGGGTCTCCTCCGGAGGTGCGCGCCGATCAGGCCGTTCAGGCTGCCTATTTCGGACATGGAGGCTGA
- a CDS encoding ABC transporter ATP-binding protein encodes MLEIEGLHSHYGLSHVIQGIDLKAGPGEVLGIFGRNGVGKTTLLKSIAGWLKPSQGSIRFNGIELAGLEPDAVNRAGLGVVPEDRRIFPGLSVQENLEIGLNGRKGHKGADLLDPIFERFPRLAERRRQAGTTLSGGEQQMLAMARVLAAEPGLVLIDEPSEGLAPMIVAEIFAIIRELRASGTIVLLVEQNIHEALSVCDHFVAIERGAIVLKGEAEDEDDRQRLLKTLAV; translated from the coding sequence ATGCTCGAGATCGAAGGACTTCATTCCCATTACGGGCTGAGCCATGTCATTCAGGGGATCGATCTGAAAGCCGGGCCGGGAGAAGTGCTCGGTATTTTCGGGCGCAACGGTGTCGGCAAGACAACCCTGCTGAAATCGATCGCAGGCTGGCTGAAGCCAAGCCAGGGTTCCATCCGTTTCAACGGCATTGAACTTGCGGGCCTTGAGCCTGATGCGGTCAACCGGGCAGGGCTTGGTGTTGTTCCGGAGGATCGCCGGATTTTCCCCGGCCTGAGCGTGCAGGAAAACCTGGAAATCGGTCTGAATGGCCGGAAGGGACACAAGGGAGCCGATTTGCTCGATCCGATATTTGAGCGTTTCCCGCGTCTGGCCGAGCGCCGGCGGCAGGCCGGAACCACTTTATCGGGCGGTGAACAGCAGATGCTGGCCATGGCCCGTGTGCTGGCGGCGGAGCCCGGTCTCGTTTTGATCGATGAGCCGTCCGAGGGGCTCGCTCCGATGATCGTCGCGGAAATCTTCGCCATCATCCGCGAATTGCGCGCCAGCGGAACGATCGTTTTGCTTGTTGAGCAGAACATCCATGAGGCGTTGTCGGTCTGTGATCACTTTGTGGCCATCGAGCGCGGGGCGATTGTTTTGAAAGGCGAGGCCGAAGATGAGGATGACCGCCAGAGACTTCTGAAAACACTGGCCGTTTGA